Proteins encoded in a region of the Alphaproteobacteria bacterium genome:
- a CDS encoding heme ABC transporter permease translates to MHKFANPARFQRFVVRIQPWLAALCAVLFASGLYMAFFASPPDYQQGETVRIMYVHVPSAWMATMVYGMMALGSASFLIWRHPLGDVLAQASAPIGAAFTLITLITGSLWGKPMWGTWWEWDARMTSVLVLFFLYIGYIALAQSLDNQERSKKVLAALVMVGVVNLPIIKFSVEWWNTLHQPASIIRMDGPTVDGSMLAPLLTMIAAFIVFYLLVLGMRMRSILIEQKIRRLQTLMF, encoded by the coding sequence ATGCATAAATTTGCAAATCCCGCTCGTTTCCAGCGTTTTGTAGTGCGTATACAGCCTTGGCTGGCGGCTTTGTGTGCGGTGTTGTTTGCATCGGGCTTATATATGGCATTTTTTGCTTCTCCGCCAGACTATCAACAAGGCGAAACCGTACGCATTATGTATGTTCATGTGCCCTCGGCATGGATGGCGACTATGGTTTATGGCATGATGGCGCTGGGTAGTGCCAGTTTTCTTATTTGGCGCCATCCCCTTGGTGATGTGTTGGCACAAGCAAGCGCGCCCATTGGCGCAGCCTTTACGCTGATTACGCTCATTACCGGATCGCTTTGGGGGAAGCCCATGTGGGGAACGTGGTGGGAGTGGGATGCACGCATGACCTCGGTATTAGTGTTGTTTTTCCTTTATATTGGTTATATCGCCCTTGCACAGAGCCTTGATAATCAGGAGCGCAGTAAAAAGGTGCTGGCGGCATTGGTAATGGTGGGTGTGGTTAATCTGCCGATTATAAAATTTTCTGTTGAGTGGTGGAACACGTTGCACCAACCCGCAAGCATTATCCGCATGGATGGCCCCACAGTGGATGGCAGTATGCTAGCGCCATTGCTCACGATGATTGCCGCGTTTATAGTATTTTATCTGTTGGTACTGGGAATGCGTATGCGCAGTATCTTAATAGAACAAAAGATTAGACGATTGCAGACATTAATGTTTTAG
- a CDS encoding ferredoxin family protein has protein sequence MTFVVTEACIKCKYTDCVEVCPVDCFYEGENMLVINPDECIDCGVCEPECPAEAILPESDDLLKWVELKREYANQWPNITVKKEPLEGADDAVGEPDKFENHFSPKAGE, from the coding sequence ATGACTTTTGTTGTCACTGAAGCCTGTATTAAATGCAAATATACCGACTGCGTTGAAGTATGTCCGGTAGATTGCTTTTATGAGGGCGAGAACATGCTAGTTATTAACCCCGACGAATGCATAGATTGCGGCGTGTGTGAGCCAGAATGTCCTGCAGAAGCAATTCTACCAGAGTCTGATGACTTGCTTAAATGGGTGGAGCTTAAACGTGAATATGCTAATCAATGGCCGAACATTACCGTGAAAAAAGAGCCGCTTGAAGGCGCTGATGATGCTGTGGGTGAGCCAGATAAGTTTGAAAACCATTTCAGCCCTAAGGCCGGCGAATAG
- a CDS encoding CarD family transcriptional regulator: protein MAKKTQFKMNDYVVYPTHGVGKIINEECQTIGGHELRVFVIDFEKDKMTLRVPVNRADAAGLRHISSADDITKAFDTLKGRAKKSRGMWSRRAQEYEAKINSGDLISIAEVVRDLHRNVDQAERSYSERIIYESALGRLIGELAAARSIDSKSAEVELLQVLKAQVAA from the coding sequence ATGGCTAAAAAGACCCAATTTAAGATGAATGATTACGTTGTATACCCAACACATGGTGTGGGCAAAATCATCAACGAAGAATGCCAAACCATTGGTGGGCACGAATTGCGGGTATTTGTCATAGATTTTGAAAAAGATAAAATGACCCTTCGCGTTCCGGTTAATCGTGCCGATGCTGCTGGCCTTCGCCACATCAGCTCTGCCGATGACATTACCAAGGCATTCGATACGCTCAAAGGCCGCGCCAAAAAAAGCCGTGGAATGTGGAGCCGTCGTGCGCAGGAATACGAAGCAAAAATTAACTCCGGCGATTTGATTTCTATCGCAGAAGTGGTGCGCGACTTGCATCGCAATGTCGATCAGGCAGAGCGTTCTTATAGCGAGCGCATTATCTATGAATCTGCTCTTGGGCGTCTGATTGGTGAGTTAGCTGCGGCACGTTCTATTGATTCTAAATCTGCAGAAGTTGAATTGTTGCAGGTTTTGAAGGCACAAGTAGCCGCATAA
- a CDS encoding succinate dehydrogenase iron-sulfur subunit, with the protein MVEFTLPRNSKVGKGTLYKASDDAKNVKTFNIYRWDPEDGKNPRMDKYEVDMENCAPMVLDALIKIKDETDSTLTFRRSCREGICGSCAMNIDGTNTLACTKPIDDIKGDVTIYPLPHMKVVKDLVPDLTTIYAQYESIKPYMQTQSPAPASSERLQSPKDREKLDGLYECILCFCCTTSCPSYWWNPDRYLGPAILLQAYRWIADSRDEMTGERLDNLEDPFRLYRCHTIMNCTKTCPKGLNPAKAIAEIKKLMVERKV; encoded by the coding sequence ATGGTAGAATTCACCTTACCCCGCAACTCTAAAGTTGGCAAAGGCACCTTATACAAAGCAAGCGATGACGCCAAAAACGTCAAGACCTTCAACATCTATCGCTGGGATCCTGAAGATGGAAAAAATCCTCGCATGGATAAGTATGAAGTAGATATGGAAAATTGCGCTCCTATGGTGTTGGATGCGCTCATTAAAATTAAGGATGAGACCGATAGCACCCTCACCTTCCGCCGCTCGTGCCGCGAAGGGATTTGTGGCTCTTGTGCAATGAATATAGATGGTACCAACACCCTTGCATGCACCAAACCCATTGATGATATTAAAGGCGACGTTACAATCTACCCATTACCGCATATGAAAGTGGTGAAAGATCTTGTTCCTGATCTTACTACAATTTACGCGCAATATGAGTCAATTAAACCTTATATGCAAACCCAATCGCCTGCGCCGGCAAGCTCTGAACGACTGCAATCGCCTAAAGACCGCGAAAAGCTTGATGGGCTTTACGAATGCATTTTGTGTTTTTGCTGTACCACCAGCTGCCCTAGCTATTGGTGGAATCCCGATCGTTATTTAGGCCCTGCAATTTTATTGCAAGCCTATCGCTGGATTGCAGATAGCCGCGACGAAATGACCGGAGAGCGATTAGATAATCTTGAAGATCCGTTCCGGCTCTATCGCTGCCACACCATCATGAACTGCACAAAAACCTGCCCCAAAGGACTGAACCCTGCAAAGGCAATTGCAGAAATCAAAAAACTCATGGTAGAACGCAAAGTGTAA
- a CDS encoding M48 family metallopeptidase has product MKHILKTTISTALLLTVVACASPTTVSPMGTQNEIQREAQQQSVYVKNQQKVNLEQLGDLSAQAVYPRVQQVASRIVPTAEQLCRELRINDVRNCAYNISITEGKKNAQGVVEPDTSLNAYADGDSVHISPAMVRFAARDNELALIIAHEFAHNIMRHVDGKKRNALLGTLLGVAADMAAASQGYDSQGQFGQLGMGIGANAYSPAFESEADYIGLYILARAGYDYHKAPEFWRRMSVENPQAIYTGRTHPSNAARYVNMNKIIAEIDAKKAQNLPLVPEFKRGN; this is encoded by the coding sequence GAAACATATTTTAAAAACTACTATTAGCACTGCCTTATTACTTACAGTGGTTGCATGTGCATCTCCCACCACTGTTTCGCCCATGGGTACACAGAACGAAATTCAGCGCGAAGCGCAGCAACAGAGCGTTTATGTTAAAAACCAACAAAAAGTAAACCTTGAGCAATTAGGCGATTTATCTGCACAAGCAGTATACCCCAGAGTGCAGCAGGTAGCCTCCCGCATTGTGCCGACCGCAGAACAACTTTGTCGCGAATTGCGTATTAACGACGTTCGTAATTGCGCCTATAATATTTCAATTACCGAAGGCAAGAAAAATGCACAGGGCGTGGTAGAACCTGATACCAGCCTTAACGCATATGCTGATGGCGATTCGGTGCATATTTCTCCCGCGATGGTACGTTTTGCTGCTCGCGATAATGAGCTGGCGTTAATTATTGCCCATGAATTTGCACATAACATTATGCGCCATGTGGATGGTAAGAAGCGCAATGCCTTGCTGGGCACATTGCTTGGTGTTGCCGCAGACATGGCTGCTGCCAGTCAGGGCTACGATTCGCAAGGACAATTTGGTCAATTGGGCATGGGCATTGGTGCCAATGCGTATTCCCCCGCCTTTGAAAGCGAAGCCGATTATATTGGGCTTTATATTCTTGCCCGCGCCGGATACGACTATCATAAAGCACCAGAATTCTGGCGGCGCATGTCGGTAGAAAATCCACAGGCTATATACACCGGACGCACCCATCCATCGAATGCGGCGCGTTACGTGAACATGAATAAAATCATTGCAGAAATTGATGCGAAAAAAGCGCAGAATCTGCCATTGGTCCCAGAATTTAAGAGAGGCAACTAA